A single genomic interval of Numenius arquata chromosome 14, bNumArq3.hap1.1, whole genome shotgun sequence harbors:
- the RADIL gene encoding ras-associating and dilute domain-containing protein produces the protein MEGEKAHEKDGKLRLMTTSRTMFYGSSSTMAPPSKNRLKRQSRIFSQVLYRTLSYKDRSSTSASPAAGEDDPAELSTQLSAPGVLKIFGGNICAGTNYKSVLATGSSGARELVKEALERYGLSQLSAGQYALCDVIGKFEGPEKRWQTEGLRVLGDHEKPLLIQDLWKPREGFSRRLELRKRAEVEELAAKDVDTTTAGINAQARKLQRHRARGARRAPAGAERRGPPPPPLLRRSLSETSLDCPVRRVGTGSGSGEGLQRHCSTLPGSPAAARSGGSMRYSLYQSPHLLLLQGYSQQHDSLVYLLNREQHTVGQRTQASKPSISLSAPDILPLHCTIRKLRPSRHRSEEKLVLEPIAGAGISVNFAEVARTVVLRHGDLLSLGLYYLLLYKDPMKAQPLPAQTLLRLRALHPAVPDGPPVCGACGSLLKERDPATKKQGPSPAGGPRAPRRKLLLEFEPAAEDVLLRRIMTLIEPGGDDHKLTPAFLLCLCIQHSATSFQPGDFGQLLLKVAKMIQRTVWERTRELAEKQSQHQDPATLSRFTITDLLPDLQHILFWMANAIEVLYFIQQKSPTYIQSMEEELDVRGSKESLFSSTITASEEAMTVLEEVIMYTFQQCVYYISKCLYVSLPALLECNPFQNECRESWRASPPLPEELRRVVLIYQAALDLLRQYEVHPEITSQMFAYLFFFSNTLLFNQLLDKGSSLGCFHWSQGVKLRASVRLLLEWLRGAGFEQLAQQFFAKLASVANLLAMPSSQLVQMTWPSLRAEFPALSPAQLRRVLSQCQAVMDVGCIAAWQPGEEESPATFQPDEVLESFDNHPPIILPSGGFKVDLEVETLDDNIYRHLLYIRHFLWSLQSKSPHAGEGPCSAPPKKEARATPEVLEVNESPATALGNIVTQEDFCSLGGCTEPEAEGAPPLCLATNGCPYEPPAGEPQLQEKLKQLQLGRGLAPKAGTAPTDPSCLLTPPTTPLNFDSGSPESPQGTGKGLQDPRRNGMNGTKGSTPEGCSPTPYDYPTPESSSRSSATDDFCYVFVVELERGPIGLGMGLIDGLHTPLCSPGIYIRTLIEDSPAAADGRLSIGDRILAVNGTSLIGADYQSAVDLIRSGGKKLRFLVAKSDMEIAKKISSSSSSS, from the exons atggaaggagaaaaggcacatgAGAAGGATGGCAAG ctgcGCCTCATGACGACCTCACGCACGATGTTTTATGGGTCCTCCTCCACCATGGCTCCACCATCCAAGAACCGGCTGAAGCGCCAGAGCCGGATCTTCTCCCAGGTCTTGTACCGGACGCTGAGCTACAAGGACCGGAGCTCAACCTCTGCTTCCCCGGCAGCTGGGGAGGATGACCCTGCCGAGCTCTCCACCCAGCTCTCGGCCCCTGGCGTCCTGAAGATCTTCGGGGGCAACATCTGCGCGGGCACCAACTACAAGAGTGTGCTGGCCACAGGCAGCTCGGGCGCCCGGGAGCTGGTGAAGGAAGCCCTGGAGCGCTACGGGCTGAGCCAGCTCAGCGCCGGGCAGTATGCCCTGTGCGACGTCATCGGGAAGTTCGAGGGCCCCGAGAAACGGTGGCAGACGGAGGGGCTGAGGGTCCTTGGCGACCATGAGAAGCCGCTGCTCATCCAGGACCTCTGGAAGCCCAGGGAGGGCTTCTCGCGGCGGCTGGAGCTTCGCAAGAGGGCGGAGGTGGAGGAACTGGCAGCCAAGGATGTGGACACCACCACCGCAG GCATCAACGCCCAAGCGCGGAAGCTGCAGCGGCACCGGGCGCGGGGGGCCCGGCGGGCGCCGGCGGGGGCTGAGCGGCGcggtccccccccgccgccgctcctgcGGCGCAGCCTCAGCGAGACCAGCCTGGACTGCCCGGTTCGGCGGGTCGGGaccgggagcgggagcggggaAGGGCTCCAGAGACACTGTTCCACCCTGCCCgggagcccggcggcggcgcggagcggcggcagCATGCGGTACTCCCTCTACCAGTCCCCGcacctcctgctcctgcagggctACAGCCAGCAGCAT GACAGCTTGGTTTACCTGCTGAACCGCGAGCAGCACACGGTGGGCCAGAGGACGCAGGCGAGCAAGCCCAGCATCAGCCTGTCGGCCCCCGACATCTTACCCCTGCACTGCACCATCAGGAAGCTCCGACCTTCCCGGCATCGCTCGGAGGAGAAGCTGGTGCTGGAGCCCATCGCCGGCGCTGGCATCTCCGTCAACTTCGCCGAGGTGGCCCGGACGGTCGTGCTGCGGCACGGGGACCTCCTCTCCCTGGGTCTCTACTACCTGCTCCTCTACAAGGACCCCATGAAGGCGCAGCCGCTGCCGGCGCAGACCCTGCTGAGGCTGCGAGCCCTGCATCCCGCCGTCCCCGACGGTCCCCCCGTCTGCGGGGCGTGCGGCAGCCTCCTGAAGGAGAGGGACCCTGCCACCAAAAAGCAGGGCCCCTCGCCCGCCGGTGGCCCCCGGGCACCCCGcagaaagctgctgctggagTTCGAGCCGGCAGCCGAGGACGTGCTCCTGCGGCGCATCATGACCCTGATCGAGCCGGGGGGGGACGACCACAAGCTGACACCCGccttcctgctctgcctctgcatcCAGCACTCGGCTACCAGCTTCCAGCCGGGCGACTTCGGGCAGCTGCTGCTCAAAGTGGCCAAAATGATCCAGAGGACGGTGTGG GAGCGGACACGGGAGCTGGCTGAGAAGCAGTCCCAGCA CCAGGACCCTGCCACCCTGTCCCGTTTCACCATCACGGACCTTCTCCCGGACCTGCAGCACATCCTCTTCTGGATGGCCAATGCCATTGAGGTCCTCTACTTCATCCAGCAGAAATCACCCACCTACATCCAGAGCatggaggaggagctggacgTCAGAG GCTCCAAGGAGTCTCTGTTCTCCTCGACCATCACGGCCAGCGAGGAGGCGATGACGGTGCTGGAGGAGGTGATCATGTACACCTTCCAGCAGTGCGTCTACTACATCTCCAAG TGTCTGTAcgtctccctccctgccctgctggagTGCAACCCCTTCCAGAACGAGTGCCGGGAGAGCTGGCGGGCGTCCCCCCCGCTGCCCGAGGAGCTCCGCAGGGTCGTGCTCATCTACCAGGCGGCCCTGGACCTGCTCCGCCAGTACGAAGTGCACCCGGAGATCACCTCCCAGATGTTCGCCTACCTCTTCTTCTTCTCCAACACCCTGCTCTTCAACCAGCTCCTGGACAAGG GCTCCTCTCTCGGCTGCTTCCACTGGTCGCAGGGGGTGAAGCTGCGGGCCAGCGTGCGGCTGCTGCTGGAGTGGCTGCGCGGCGCTGGCTTCGAGCAGCTGGCCCAGCAGTTCTTCGCCAAACTCGCCAGCGTGgccaacctgctggccatgcccagctcccagctggtCCAg ATGACCTGGCCGTCCCTGCGAGCCGAGTTCCCGGCGCTGAGCCCCGCGCAGCTCCGCCGGGTGCTGAGCCAGTGCCAGGCGGTGATGGACGTGGGCTGCATCGCAGCGTGGCAGCCTGGCGAGGAGGAGAGCCCGGCCACCTTCCAGCCTG ATGAGGTGCTGGAGTCCTTCGACAACCACCCGCCCATCATCCTGCCCAGCGGGGGCTTCAAAGTGGACCTGGAGGTGGAGACGTTGGATGACAACATCTACCGGCACCTCCTTTACATCCGCCACTTCCTCTGGAGCCTGCAGAGCAAGAGCCCCCACGCCGGCGAGGGGCCATGCTCAGCACCCCCAAAG aAAGAGGCACGTGCAACGCCAGAAGTCCTGGAGGTGAACGAGAGCCCGGCCACTGCTCTGGGGAACATCGTCACCCAGGAGGACTTCTGCTCCCTGGGGGGCTGCACTGAGCCGGAGGCAGAAGGTGCCCCCCCACTCTGCTTGGCCACCAATGGCTGCCCCTACGAGCCCCCCGCCGGCGAGCCCCAGCTCCAGGAGAAGCTCAagcagctgcagctgggcaggggtCTGGCCCCCAAGGCCGGCACGGCGCCCACAgatccctcctgcctgctgacaccccccaccacccccctgaACTTCGACTCCGGGAGCCCAGAGTCCCCACAAGGCACCGGCAAGGGGCTGCAGGACCCCCGGAGGAACGGGATGAACGGCACCAAAGGCAGCACCCCCGAAG GATGCTCGCCCACCCCCTACGACTACCCCACGCCAGAGTCTTCCAGCCGCAGCTCTGCCACCGATGACTTCTGCTACGTCTTCgtggtggagctggagagagGACCCATCgggctggggatggggctgaTTGACGGCTTG CACACTCCTCTCTGCTCCCCGGGGATCTACATCCGCACCCTGATCGAGGACAGCCCCGCGGCCGCCGACGGCAGGCTCTCCATCGGGGACCGCATCCTGGCTGTCAACGGCACCAGTCTCATCGGGGCGGACTACCAAAG tgcgGTGGACCTCATCCGCTCCGGAGGAAAGAAGCTGCGGTTTCTGGTTGCCAAGTCGGACATGGAAATAGCCAAAAAAAtcagctccagctcctcttcctcctag
- the MMD2 gene encoding monocyte to macrophage differentiation factor 2 yields MFVSRLLDFQKTRYARFMNHRVPSNCRYQPTEYEHAANCATHAFWILPSILGSSVLYILSDDQWETISAWIYGFGLSSLFIVSTIFHTISWKKRHLRTVEHCLHMFDRMVIYFFIAASYAPWLNLRELGPWASHMRWIIWIMASIGTVYVFFFHERYKLVELVCYVIMGFFPALVILSMPNRDGLPELVAGGLSYCLGMVFFKSDGRIPFAHAIWHLFVAIGAGIHYYAIWRYLYRPGTLEAKTSR; encoded by the exons GTTCATGAATCACCGTGTCCCATCCAACTGCAGGTACCAGCCGACGGAGTATGAGCACGCGGCAAACTGTGCCACCCACGCA TTCTGGATCCTGCCCAGCATCCTCGGCAGCTCTGTCCTCTATATCCTCTCCGACGACCAGTGGGAAACCATCTCAGCCTGGATCTATGGCTTTGGCTTGTCCAGCCTCTTCATTGTCTCCACCATCTTCCACACCATCTCCTGGAAGAAGAGGCATCTCAG GACTGTGGAGCACTGCTTGCACATGTTCGATAGGATGGTGATCTACTTCTTCATCGCAGCGTCATACGCTCCCTG GCTGAACCTGCGGGAGTTGGGTCCCTGGGCCTCCCACATGCGCTGGATCATCTGGATCATGGCATCCATTGGGACGGTCTACGTTTTCTTCTTCCATGAGCG GTACAAGCTGGTGGAGCTGGTATGCTATGTTATCATGGGCTTCTTCCCTGCCTTGGTCATTCTCTCCATG CCCAACAGGGATGGCCTCCCAGAGCTGGTGGCCGGTGGACTCTCATACTGCCTGGGCATGGTCTTCTTCAAAAGCGACGGCCGCATCCCCTTTGCCCATGCCATCTGGCACCTCTTTGTGGCCATCGGAGCTGGCATCCACTACTACGCCATTTGGAGGTACCTCTACCGGCCTGGCACGCTGGAGGCTAAAACGTCTCGGTAG